Genomic DNA from Cheilinus undulatus linkage group 10, ASM1832078v1, whole genome shotgun sequence:
AGTCTCATTTTAACATCTCATTTAGTGCAGTTTCAAGTTTATCTCAGCCAAGTTAGTCAATGTAGCATCACTGCACCTGGGGTGACAATATTTCAGTTACAGAATCGTGGAGCTTAAAGGAAAGTTTTCAGTTTAACTTTTCCAAATAATGAGACAAATGTTCTTCTCCTGGCGTGTTACAGTCAGCAGATCTTGTAtctttataaagaaaaactgacaaCAGTCTGATTCACACCAGCAGAGAGGTGTGGCTAAAGGGTTATACTGGTCCAATATGGCAGACAGAAAAAGGTGGTGCTAGtgtaatttaaataaatgtggttAGATGTTTTTCCTACCAGAGCATGGCACATCGTCATAAACAACTTAATCCGACCCCTCTTGAAAGCAAGTCTaacaaaaaacaccatttcAGACAAAACATATTATAATTCCTCTTGTCTCTTTCTCCAAACAGCTTCTGCCTGATAAAATTCTGAGGAAGTGTGCCTGAGGCATCAGCAGGGAACCAGTCTGATAAAGATGACAACGTCCACAGTTAAACTGCAGGAGATCTACAACCAGCAGGGCTTCCTCTCAGCCCTGCCTGTGCTGGATGAGCTTGAGCTGAGGGAGGCCAGACGAGCCTTCTCTGAATTGGAGGAAGAATTTAGTGAGTTAGAGCCTTGAGATGGAggagggtgaaaaaaaaaagatatgaacAAGATTATAGAGAAAATAGTAGAAAGGAAATGAGAACAAACTTGCTTCCCAGCACTATGTGTTAATGAATGGTCATATGTATGTTTGCAGGTAAAGAGTACACCCAGTACAGCCTCCATAATGTTCACCTTCAGTATCCGTGGGTGAGGAATTTAACCAAACACCCTCAAATCCTACGAGTGCTCAAAGCCATCCTGGGCCCAGATGTGATCCTGCTGGACTCCCGCTTCATCTGTAAATACCCTGCACTCAAACCTGATGCCCAGGAGAGCGAGAAGGGGGAAACCAAGCCTGATGGAGAGAATGAACTCCCATATGTGGCCTGGCATCAGGATATGAGGTAAATTTAAATCCTGGAAGTTCTGCATAAAAGCTTTTTTCTGCGTGTGTGTTTTTTGAGTGACTGTATGTTGTTTTTGCAGGTATTGGGGTATTGACGGTGGACCTGTTCTCTCCGTGTGGCTGGCTTTAGATGACTCACTGAAGGAGAACGGGGCTCTCCAGGTCATCCCAGGTATCATCACAACCTCTTTATGCTTTCTGTGCAAGTTTAGGCCTGAAACTCCTGTTCTGGGTGGACTTGAGcttgataaaaacagaaatgtttcttagttttTTCCTCTTACTTGAGATCAGTAGAACCTGATAAGTATAAAACCTAAGCATTGTCTtttaacaggaagtagttttcacaATAAGAGGACAACAGGCTTATCTTACTGCACAGCACACAAAACATGtagatttgttttaaattttttaattttcaagcaTTTTGAGTGTGTCAGCTAGTTAGTAGGGGGCCATTCAGTCAGTGAGAAATTGAAGTCAGTCATTCAAAGATGTACGGTTGTCCTTCTGATGATGGACTACAAGGACTTGTTAAGGCCAGGTATAAACTACATTTCCACTAAAAGTTCTGGAGGTCCTGGGTTAGCATGAATTCCCTAAAATTACccaaaatttctgtgaaaattaaaaagaaaatccctTAAGATGTACCACAAAATATTATCTAATATTCCCCAAACATTTCAGTAAACTGTTCTGAAAAAGCTTTTATCATTTGCATAAAATTTTCACCATAAAGTCTATGAAAATTCCTGTAAAGTTTAATTAAATTTCTCCAAAATTTCTAATTTAATTCTTAAAAactgtacaaataaattccttaaaaaaatccacaaataaTCTAATTATTCTAACAATTTGCTTTATAATGTTTTTCATGGCCTTGTCTTGACTTGATATGGGAGTTCAATGAAAAAATCATTAGCCTGCTTTGTCAGCTCTGACTTTTCCATTTCTGTGTCCTGCAGGTACTCATCACTCTGGTATGCTGCCTCATTGCCAAGCTGTCCGTGCCGGAAACATGTTGTCAGTCAACCAGGAGATCCCTGAGGAGCTGGTGCAGGCTGATGAAGCTGTGTTGTGCCCTCTGCTGGCCGGCCAGATGTCTGTAAGTCTATTTAATATGTTTTGTAATTGATTGGGTGCTTCAAATGTTTGATATATTGCTCATGATTTTGGGTTTTGTTTCAATAGATTCATGATGGACTCCTCATCCATGCCAGTGATCCCAACATGTCCCAGAAGCGGCGCTGTGGGTTTGTGATCAGATATGTTCCCACGTATGCATATCCCATACAGGTGAGCCAAACATGAGTATCATTCCTGTATTCTACAGGTTATAATTTCTCAGTCTAACTATattaactgtttatttttccccCTGTGGCTGTCAGGACCCTGATCGCCCGAGGAAATTTCATGCGACAGAGTTGGTGTGTGGAACGGATCAGTTCAAACATTTCTCCAACAAAGCTGCATGAATTATTTCTtgattctttttcttcttcctgctTGTTTAAGATGTTTAACTCTTGGACCAAAAGTCTGTTCCATGTGGTGAAGAGTACATAAGCATAAATGTAGGTTACTGTGGTGTAGAGTGAactgtgctgttttattttgaaatgtctctctatatatatataagctATAAAAACTTACTTTAAGAAATATCAGTGGTTTATTtatgagctgtttctgtcatGTCCTGAAAGAGTTGCCTCAACtgttttaaactgctttaaaataaaataaaataaaacaaaataaatatgtcTGCTGGTGAGTTTGTATCTAATTGGAACTAGAGCAAAGTATGTGCAGGTGTAGCAGCTGGTATGGATCCAGCACCAGCATGCCGTTCAGCATATCAGGTTTGTAACTGTTGCTATTGCAGTAATAATCtccaaaaataccaaaacacgGAAACAAAGCTGCACTGCTGACTTTGATAGAAAAGCTAGAGTTAACATAACAAATTATGACAATTTGGTGAGTCTTAATTATTCAATAACAAATCACTGTCTTCACAaaaaaagtctgacattatATTCAGAGATTTCCACAAACATACAACATGGATAAATAGTTATTTTACCAAAAATGCAAagttattttaaagtgttttagcAAAACATTAGTGCAGTCAGACACACAGGCTGCTCCAAGCATATGTCCCAGTTAAAATCCACAAGAAAACatcataaacaaaaattaaacaattacaaaagtaaaacagGGAACCAGTTTTGCTCAGAGCATTCAGCAGGCACCCAAATACAAGAGAGGGTCTGAGACTGTAGCTCTCACACGCCCTCACCTTTACCATGAGATGCTGCATCTGTCTAAACAGAAAGGCACGCtaaaaccttttaaaataaaactggatttaaaATGTGGTTAGGGTAGGGTTTAGGGTACCAAAagctaaaagttaaaaacctaaccagtaaaacctgattaaataacatttaacaaaagctgataaaacaggCAGCTTAGGAAAAGAAAAGCTTGTCCtgcataaaaacattcaaacgtAGCAAATGTAGCGTACGTTGCTCTGATAGCTGTGTAGATAATGGtgctacatagctaatatagctaaagctcTCAAAGCTCATGGATATCTGTACTAAGGAAGCTACAGAGCTAGCAATGTAGGCTAGGTTATCTATTTAGCTTAttctaaagctaacgtagccaaagctaacttagctatagaggGTATGCAGTGACATCACTTTCAGTGCATATCCTATAATCCTATGTACACAGAGCAGAGCCTGAGGGCATCAGCCTGCACTGTAAAACTGAGCaaattaaacatgcaaaaaatatttgttaaatCTGATTACACTGAAGTTTTTATGTagtgaaagtattttttttattaaacttgAGTTAAAATATACAATACAGTGCTTAATGAGTTAATACAACTCAAAACATTAGATGTAAATGATTGCATAACAATTTCAGTAACTGACAAAGCAGTATTTGTTTATAAGCAGGGTCTTAGCCATGTTAAGTTATATCAACTCAATTTTATCTGTACATTTATGTTAGGTCCACCTTACATTTTCTCAGTGAAACTTGTGGAAACTTTCCTACACTTAAAGATTCTGTTTAAATCCAGCTCAGAACAACATGTTTGAGtattttcccttatttctaACAAGAACTTAAATCTTGAACAGTTATCTCACCCATGGTAGACCAGTTTGAGTGACTACAAGTGGCAATGATGAACCATGATGAGGGATCTTCCTGTTCCTTAAATGTACCTGGGGGAGacgaggatggaggagagaggaggctcctGGAAGAGCTCAGACCAAGGAAACACCAGTCTATCCTCCTCAGAGGTCTTTTTACCAAAGGTGCAATGTGATTGGTTTGGAGTCGCGGCAACTTCCCAAAAGCTGCACCTCTGCGCAGTTCATCAGTTTTTTAATTCTCACAGCACTGATCAGCTTAAGATAAAATCATTTAACAATGATAGATAATAACTATAATTATACATTTAACAGCTTTATACAGGATGATATAATCTCACAGATTTGTAGCCCCACTAAGGCAGAAGTTTGTTTATTGTTCCTCTTTTGATGAACAACAGAAGTATATAATCACAGTGTGGTTGGTTACTGATTGGATTACAAGAATATGAATAACAGCCTCAGTTATTAGACCTAATAACATGAATCTGCAGGCTACATAGATGAGTATATTGACAATGATTTAAATGACTGAATTTATCAACCAAAGTAATTCCACTTTAAAATAGAGAATGCTTTTCTTAAGATATTTTATGACTAAATTTTCAGACCATATTTAAAGTGAGTCAtctaaaaagtttgaaattattttaaccAGGTCTGCTTAAGGATTGCACAGCAGGCTATGAGGTGAATCAACTGATCAGCTTATCATGAGTACCTGACGCTGCTTAAAATGATGCAGCGAAGTAAAGGATTTCTCATTCACTAAGTTGGgccttctctctcttcctcgcATCCTTCTGTCAATCCCCCACTGGTTGGCACAAAGACGTGAGAAAACAACATGAGTGGAGGAAGGAGGGATAAGATATGAAACAAGAAGGACCTTTGGTGCTAAAGTGGCTAAtacccaaaggcattctgggaaaactgcagatagTAAATTTATTTGAGTGCAATTACAAACAAAAACTTCAAGTGTTTGAGTTCTGTctacttaaaactaaaacatgcatCCTATCAATTCAGAAGAATAGAACTGATATtggtattttaaattttaatgttaCCACTGTATGTACGGCTCTGAAAGATacttagtcagtcagtcacatacagactAATGTGAAGGGCTGACTGAAGCAGTCACCCAAAAATACTGAGAATTATTGAGCACTGTAAATACTGGTATACTGtaatttttgactttgtttagaacttgctttttctcttttgtcaaACACTTTTCCTGTACAAATGTGTCCTTTTATTATAATGCACAAGTTTTCTAAATGTGTTAGCCTACCATGGACTGGTTGCATGACAAGAGACATTGTACTTGACATTGTGTTTACTAAAACtacagaagttttaaaaatcagagtaTAACTTTAAGCAATAAAAAGCTCACTGACACAGTGCTCACATGCTTTTTCTGTTTGGCTGGAACAGGGAAGGAAACCACCCAGATCTCTTTTTTATTGTCCTGATTAAACTGACCACTCTtgaataaacaacatattattAAACAGCATATTTcgtgtcaattttttttgtgtgtgtcaaTAAAGAAAATAGACAAAGGTAAGAGAAAATCCAAGTAATTTTTATTGagaatttccaaacaaattgaTATAACCTCATATTATTTCTCTGAGATAAGTGGTAtgagtagaaatgtttttacagaagataaataaacaaatgaacaaacgtAATCAGAAACTCTTAAGCCATCTTCAGAGTCTCTTTGACCATGACTCCAATGCCATCAAAAATTTCATGAATGGCAGCGTTGCACATGAATGCACAGGTGGTGACCAGCTTATTTTTGACATCAATGTGTGCCTTATCCACATCCGTGTTGACATGCTTACAGCCCATCTCCTTgacagctgctgctgtctgagCATACGGCCACCTGAAGATGAAAACAGAAGGAAACCTTAACACcaattctgatatttttaaatatatttatacatgATGATGAGAGCAGTTTCACTTACTTGTCACTCTGTTTGTCCTGCCCCACAGTGAGCTCACAGCCAGGCAGGATTTTGGCAGCAAGGACGGGGGAAATGCAGCACATGCCCAGGGGCTTCCCAGCTTTGTGAAAATCCTTGATGATTTTCTCTGGATGCCACTGGATGGTGCAGTCTTTACCCTTCGTGGCAAAGTCACACAGGTTTTTAGCCACGCCAAAGCCACCTTAAAAAGTACAAACACAGGATTTCATGTGTTAcgtaataaaaatatttcagccACTACGTCATTTTGGGACATTGTGAGTCTAACCTGGGATGATGGCAGCATCAAAAGCTGAAACATCCAACTTGGCCAGATCAGTCACGTCACCTCTGGCAATGCGGGCACTTTCCTGCAGGATgtttctcttctcctctgtgGGCTTCCCGTCACAGTGGTTTACAACATGCATTTGGTCAGCATTTGGAGCAAACATCTGCACctgaaataaaaaggaaaaagagtgTAAGACTTCCTTTTAGGGCAGCATGtacagtgcatttaaaaagtattcagacgTCAGGCAACAACGGAACAGATTTTataaaagtgaagggggtctaaatattctctgaatgcactgtttCAAAGAGTTATGCAAATCTATTTTGAAGGGgacataaaaaaatccttttttttgcagcttttctatcaaaaatatgtgcccctcaTTAAATGATGGATAAAAACACTGATTACTTTCGCTCCAGCTCGGCTTAGGTGAACCAGGATGGCAGAAGCTTCGTGGATCTCTGTGCCATCGTAAACTCCACAGCCTGAGAGAATGACTGCAACGCGTTTTGCCATGTTTCCTATAAAAGAACACATGACACACACAAAGTCACCTGTTACAACTAACCCAAAATATGTCTGTTGGCACTCTTATGATTTCTTAGGAGCAGTTTTTCTCATATCTTAAATATATAGGAGGAACTGATCCAAACCAGCTTATTTACATAGAGATGGTACTAAGCCAGGTGACAGGTGACAGCTGCTGCTAATGCAAGGTAACACTCTTGACTCCTGGGACTTCACAGGACTCAGTACTAGGCTACATCCTTTTCCAGATCTATATTTCATTAAACTGTAGAAATGTTGGCCTACAatcagcatgtttttttcttaaattgtaGAAAGCATTTTAAGGTGTAAAAGCGAGAAAAATCTTACCTTATGTTTGTTGTAGGCTGGCTCTACAAGGAGTAGTGAACCTGTTCAGCGGAGGTGTGCCTGGTAGACTTGGCAGCAGAAACTTTATAGTGCTGCCTGCTCCCTGTTCCCTCCCACACCCAGCTGATGTCATGCACTTTACTAGTAACCTAAGACACTGTTAAGGTAAAATGATGAGTCATTCCTCTGAATTAATAAGGCTGAGTGTTGTGTAGCAATAAAGTAACTTATTCAGGAAGAAATGTTATATGCATCCTTTTTCTGTGTGAACACAAGCACACTCAGGCTATTGTAAAAGTCTGAACAGAAACAAATGACTTTATCTGAGAAATTATCAAATAGCCCAGGTGCAAAAGGAAAAAGCTGAAAGAATATGGCTTATTGTTAGAGGGAAAATTCATTAAGAATCATCATTACCTAAGTCTACACTGGTGGAACTGTGACTACAAGGTGTGAATTTAAACGCCTTTAAGTCGCGTAAAATAACTATCAAGGTTTATTTTTAGGCTATATTGTTTGAAGTTATCAATATAAGTGAATTATATCACTGTCTCTACATTTGAATTGACTTTGTGTTCCAATTatccagaatttttttaaacacgACACTCACGGAAACATTTTCACAGAGGGGTTTTTCCTGTAATCGacttcagtgttttcacaggAAGGTGAGGCAGGTCTTCATGCTTCTCCTGCGTACTGACGTCACACGCAGCTGTATAAACTCCAGCCTCACGTCCACAGCAGTCCACTCGAGCCATGGCTCAAACGAGTGTGCTGCATATGTCCGTGGGCATCCTGAGCATCTCTGGCGGTAAGCTCACACTTTAATACgcctgtacatttttttttttcatgtcgtCTGCTGCAACAGTAACGTCGACGTAAGctctctgcagcttttttcGTGAATTTGAAATACGATGATAGCAAAATGATGctgcaaaaactgaaacaagtttaaaaaaaaatactttcacgTTTGGTAGATAAAAACTTGAAAAGTCATGTTGCTAGCATTGCAGAAAGCTCCATCATTAGTTTTGGAGTGTTTTCATGTGTATTTTCAAACTTCTCTGTAAAAAGGATGCCaaactttttgataccacattGGTTAGAAAGAtaatttttctggtattttaaTATATCATTGTTTAAGAAAGTGCAGACGATTTGAAAACAAGTATCTATTTCATAAGTTTAGGCAACCcctaaaagcaaacaaaaagtGTAAAGGATTGATCACTGAAACGAGAAACTACAGGATTTTGGGCATTAGGACTTATATTTTTCTTGCTTAATGAGGCATctgtattgtttgatttttttttattttttatttttttttttttttatttatttatttattttttgcttataTTACACTAAAATTTAAATAACCGTATTCCAACCCTATCCTGCAGACAAAACCTTATTTTCTTTTGGAAGGGGGGATAATCACACCATCTCTATTACATTAAATTTGAAGTATTACTTATATCACTGTGCCCAGATTTTTATCACTACTGGGCTTCTGataatttgtttttgtctgacttTTAGGTTCTCTTCTGCTTTTGGTGAACAACTATGCCAGCTCACCAGAAAAAGACTTTATCCCTCACACTGCACTTGGGATTCTGCTCATTATCATCGCGGCACTTTTAGCCTATGCTGGTAGCTAAATAGAAATTTTTGTGCAATAAAAGATGTTTATCataaatattgtttgattttttttcttttttggctgatttatatttaaaaaaatgttatcccCTTCTCTATGTTTTCATCTCTCAGGGATCTGTCGCAGTCTGTCCCATGCCCagctgttttcctctctgtgtctgaCCATCTCCGCTCTGTGGTGTGGGTCAGGTCTGGTGTACATCCTGGTGGGTCAGGGGGTGCTGCAGCCCACTGAGCTGGGATCGTCTCTAGTCCCAGGCCTGGCGGCATTTACTTTAGCCCTGCTCATCATAGGAGGTGTAGCTGTCATAGCTAAAAaggctgttttatttataatagCTATCGGTATTAGCTTAGCATGTGCCCATCAGATCGCAGGTTTGTCAGCTGCAGGTTTTGGTCAGTCTGCCACAGCTGCAAACTACCTTTTAGTCTGTTTAGTGGGAGTTTACATTGGTTTTGGGTGTCTGCTGTCCATCATCACAGGTGGTAAAGTGGAATCCCCAGGAACacacttaaaaagaaaacatgatcctaaaacagagcagaaacaaaagTGTGGTGATCTTGTGTTAGTAGGTGTTGTGATGAACctgctgtctgctgctgtgATAGCCTGTCCTCTGTTAGGTGTGGTCCCCCGGCTCTCCGTCGGTCATGTCCCCTGGCTGTGGACAGCAGGAGTCTTCCAGCTTGGCCTGTGTGTCCTCTTCTACCGAGCTATGGACACATTAGCTGCCACTTTTTATGGCTTCACTGCTCTGCTAAAGTTTGCAGAGGGCTACAGTGCTCTGCTATCTTTCTATTCAATCCAACCTTCATCCCCTGTTCCCTTTCCTGTCGTCTTCTCAGTGCTGTTCTCAGTCCTGGCTCTGTTCAGCTGTCAGATAAGCATGCTGGAAGGGCTCTATCAGTTATTCTTTACAGCTTATTGTATTGCCATTGCAGCTCAGCCACAAGGTTTCTTCCAAGGAGGCACACAGGGTGTACAAGGTGCCATATTTGTAATCTCTGCAATAGTTCTTTTTATCTACTCCTTCAATATAGTATCTAATACGAAGATTCCCACAGGGCAGGGCTATTTCAAGACTTTAGCAACCAAAATTCAAGGTGTTACTCTCAGAGCAGATAAAGAGCTACATGCACCCCACCTTGGCTACTCCAAGTATGCAGATGCAGAAGTGTTAGGCCATGCCTGCACTGTTTTAGCTGCTTTTGCAATGACAGCCTCAGTTGGAGACAAAAATCCTCTATCAGTGTTGATTCTCCCATGGGTGGTCATGTCTGGAGGGGCTCTCCTGCTGCTCTGTGGCTCAGTAGCTTTTGCACGAGGTAAAACCCTTGAGAGCACAGTTTTTGTCCTCTATGGTGTGATGTGGACAGTGTGGGGGTTGACCCGGTACGGGGGACTGTATGGTGACACGAGGAGCTTCAGTGTAGCTGTTGGGATCATAAGCTTCATGCTGTTTAACTGTTTAGTGACAGCAGCAGCGCTGTTTCTCAATGTCGCCTGGTTTGTTTACGCCTTCACCTTCCAGCTCATCATGATTAGCTTCCTGTTGGATGCTGTCGGTGCTCTGCCTTTCGGTTATGACATAGGAGTAACCATCATATTTGGCCTCGTTGGTTTTTACTGCTTCCTGGCACACCTTTTCAACAGCACCTTCCAGAGCCCACAGATGCCCTTAGGAAAGCCTTTGGTCAGGTTGAGCGGGGCTGCCGGGGGAGCAGAAATCTGTCCACATGTACCAGCCCGTAAGGCCTCGTCTGTCAACCAGATTGCAGGTGAAAACtagttcaaagaaaaacaatgttatATTTTATGAAGCTGTTTATTTGCAAGGTATAAGTGTATCTTTCTATGTCTCTGGGCTGcagaaatcatgaaaaatggcgGCATATGTGGAATGCCGACTGACACCGTCTACGTGCTTGTGGCAGCTTGTAATAGACCCGATGCAGTAGTCAAAGCTTA
This window encodes:
- the zgc:174917 gene encoding probable alpha-ketoglutarate-dependent hypophosphite dioxygenase, with the translated sequence MTTSTVKLQEIYNQQGFLSALPVLDELELREARRAFSELEEEFSKEYTQYSLHNVHLQYPWVRNLTKHPQILRVLKAILGPDVILLDSRFICKYPALKPDAQESEKGETKPDGENELPYVAWHQDMRYWGIDGGPVLSVWLALDDSLKENGALQVIPGTHHSGMLPHCQAVRAGNMLSVNQEIPEELVQADEAVLCPLLAGQMSIHDGLLIHASDPNMSQKRRCGFVIRYVPTYAYPIQDPDRPRKFHATELVCGTDQFKHFSNKAA
- the si:ch211-153b23.5 gene encoding glutamine amidotransferase-like class 1 domain-containing protein 3A, mitochondrial; this encodes MAKRVAVILSGCGVYDGTEIHEASAILVHLSRAGAKVQMFAPNADQMHVVNHCDGKPTEEKRNILQESARIARGDVTDLAKLDVSAFDAAIIPGGFGVAKNLCDFATKGKDCTIQWHPEKIIKDFHKAGKPLGMCCISPVLAAKILPGCELTVGQDKQSDKWPYAQTAAAVKEMGCKHVNTDVDKAHIDVKNKLVTTCAFMCNAAIHEIFDGIGVMVKETLKMA
- the si:ch211-153b23.4 gene encoding uncharacterized protein si:ch211-153b23.4, which produces MAQTSVLHMSVGILSISGGSLLLLVNNYASSPEKDFIPHTALGILLIIIAALLAYAGICRSLSHAQLFSSLCLTISALWCGSGLVYILVGQGVLQPTELGSSLVPGLAAFTLALLIIGGVAVIAKKAVLFIIAIGISLACAHQIAGLSAAGFGQSATAANYLLVCLVGVYIGFGCLLSIITGGKVESPGTHLKRKHDPKTEQKQKCGDLVLVGVVMNLLSAAVIACPLLGVVPRLSVGHVPWLWTAGVFQLGLCVLFYRAMDTLAATFYGFTALLKFAEGYSALLSFYSIQPSSPVPFPVVFSVLFSVLALFSCQISMLEGLYQLFFTAYCIAIAAQPQGFFQGGTQGVQGAIFVISAIVLFIYSFNIVSNTKIPTGQGYFKTLATKIQGVTLRADKELHAPHLGYSKYADAEVLGHACTVLAAFAMTASVGDKNPLSVLILPWVVMSGGALLLLCGSVAFARGKTLESTVFVLYGVMWTVWGLTRYGGLYGDTRSFSVAVGIISFMLFNCLVTAAALFLNVAWFVYAFTFQLIMISFLLDAVGALPFGYDIGVTIIFGLVGFYCFLAHLFNSTFQSPQMPLGKPLVRLSGAAGGAEICPHVPARKASSVNQIAEIMKNGGICGMPTDTVYVLVAACNRPDAVVKAYNVKKQAQDRPMSMWISSIKQLEPVRHLLSPLLLDFMEAAWPSSISMVIPRGPWMDIFGLGDAAKHIGTPQSIAIRNPDCSVATHLINLVGPIAVTSANPTGEADTTHHNQVYAKLGDKVEGVLCDGPSPENIASTVVDCTKIETGHIGFFRVGLIPKSKVLQIFEEVQKRHRQGQTNPAFEYDVHLSDTESDRRSGEDDTAVSGEE